The Ahaetulla prasina isolate Xishuangbanna chromosome 4, ASM2864084v1, whole genome shotgun sequence genome has a window encoding:
- the FH gene encoding fumarate hydratase, mitochondrial isoform X1 gives MYHSLPPFRRFYCVALAVKSQFRSVRLQRFCYNQPQQRGMASQSSFRIEYDTFGELNVPNDKYYGAQTVRSTMNFKIGGATERMPVQVIRAFGILKRAAAEVNQDYGLEAKIANAIINAATEVSEGKLNDHFPLVVWQTGSGTQTNMNVNEVISNRAIEMLGGKLGSKDPVHPNDHVNKSQSSNDTFPTAMHIAAALEVHEVLLPGLKKLQDALDAKSKEFSTIIKIGRTHTQDAVPLTLGQEFSAYVQQVKYSITRIKSVMPRVYELAAGGTAVGTGLNTRIGFAEKVASKIAALTNLPFVTASNKFEALAAHDALVELSGAMNTVACSLMKIANDIRFLGSGPRCGLGELILPENEPGSSIMPGKVNPTQCEAITMVAAQVMGNHTAVTIGGSNGHFELNVFKPMIIRNVLHSAQLLGDACVSFTENCVIGIEANTERINKLMNESLMLVTALNPHIGYDKAAKIAKTAHKEGMTLKATAIKLGFLTAEEFDQWVKPENMLGPK, from the exons ATGTATCACTCGCTGCCTCCTTTCCGCCGTTTTTATTGTGTGGCCCTCGCTGTCAAGTCTCAGTTCCGAAGTGTTCGTCTGCAGAGGTTTTGCTACAATCAGCCCCAGCAACGAGGAATG gcTAGTCAATCATCGTTTAGAATTGAATATGATACTTTTGGTGAACTCAATGTTCCAAATGACAAGTATTATGGTGCACAGACTGTGAGATCTACAATGAATTTTAAGATTGGTGGTGCAACGGAACGGATGCCA GTTCAAGTAATAAGAGCTTTTGGTATCTTAAAACGAGCAGCTGCTGAAGTAAACCAGGATTATGGCCTTGAAGCTAAGATTGCTAATGCCATTATAAATGCAGCAACTGAG GTATCTGAAGGTAAATTAAATGATCACTTTCCTTTGGTGGTGTGGCAGACGGGATCTGGAACTCAGACTAACATGAATGTTAATGAAGTCATCAGCAACAGAGCTATTGAGATGCTAGGTGGTAAACTGGGAAGCAAGGACCCAGTGCATCCCAATGATCATGTTAATAAAAGCCAG AGCTCAAATGATACATTTCCCACTGCGATGCATATTGCCGCAGCATTGGAAGTTCATGAAGTGCTGTTACCAGGGCTAAAGAAGCTCCAAGATGCCCTTGATGCCAAGTCAAAGGAATTTTCTACAATTATTAAAATTGGACGTACTCACACACAGGATGCAGTTCCTCTTACCCTTGGCCAG gAATTCAGTGCTTATGTGCAACAAGTTAAATATAGTATCACAAGAATCAAATCAGTCATGCCAAGAGTTTATGAACTGGCAGCTGGTGGCACTGCAGTTGGCACAGGACTGAATACAAGAATTGGTTTTGCTGAGAAGGTTGCATCTAAAATAGCTGCACTTACAA ATTTGCCCTTTGTTACAGCTTCAAACAAATTTGAAGCCCTTGCAGCTCATGATGCCTTGGTTGAACTGAGTGGTGCAATGAATACTGTGGCTTGTAGCCTAATGAAGATAGCTAATGATATTCGTTTTCTTGGATCTGGTCCACGATGTGGTTTAGGAGAACTTATCTTGCCTGAAAATGAACCTGGAAGTAGTATTATGCCAG GAAAAGTAAATCCTACTCAGTGTGAGGCCATAACTATGGTAGCAGCACAGGTGATGGGAAATCATACTGCTGTTACAATAGGAGGCAGCAACGGTCATTTTGAATTGAATGTCTTTAAGCCTATGATT attAGAAATGTGCTACATTCTGCACAGCTCTTAGGAGATGCCTGTGTCTCTTTCACTGAAAATTGTGTAATTGGGATAGAAGCGAATACAGAAAggataaataaattaatgaatgaGTCATTGATGTTGGTGACTGCCCTTAATCCCCACATTG GGTATGACAAAGCAGCCAAGATTGCCAAAACTGCACATAAGGAAGGAATGACATTAAAAGCAACTGCTATCAAACTTGGATTTCTTACAGCAGAAGAATTTGATCAATGGGTAAAGCCAGAAAATATGCTGGGTCCTAAGTGA
- the FH gene encoding fumarate hydratase, mitochondrial isoform X2, translating to MNFKIGGATERMPVQVIRAFGILKRAAAEVNQDYGLEAKIANAIINAATEVSEGKLNDHFPLVVWQTGSGTQTNMNVNEVISNRAIEMLGGKLGSKDPVHPNDHVNKSQSSNDTFPTAMHIAAALEVHEVLLPGLKKLQDALDAKSKEFSTIIKIGRTHTQDAVPLTLGQEFSAYVQQVKYSITRIKSVMPRVYELAAGGTAVGTGLNTRIGFAEKVASKIAALTNLPFVTASNKFEALAAHDALVELSGAMNTVACSLMKIANDIRFLGSGPRCGLGELILPENEPGSSIMPGKVNPTQCEAITMVAAQVMGNHTAVTIGGSNGHFELNVFKPMIIRNVLHSAQLLGDACVSFTENCVIGIEANTERINKLMNESLMLVTALNPHIGYDKAAKIAKTAHKEGMTLKATAIKLGFLTAEEFDQWVKPENMLGPK from the exons ATGAATTTTAAGATTGGTGGTGCAACGGAACGGATGCCA GTTCAAGTAATAAGAGCTTTTGGTATCTTAAAACGAGCAGCTGCTGAAGTAAACCAGGATTATGGCCTTGAAGCTAAGATTGCTAATGCCATTATAAATGCAGCAACTGAG GTATCTGAAGGTAAATTAAATGATCACTTTCCTTTGGTGGTGTGGCAGACGGGATCTGGAACTCAGACTAACATGAATGTTAATGAAGTCATCAGCAACAGAGCTATTGAGATGCTAGGTGGTAAACTGGGAAGCAAGGACCCAGTGCATCCCAATGATCATGTTAATAAAAGCCAG AGCTCAAATGATACATTTCCCACTGCGATGCATATTGCCGCAGCATTGGAAGTTCATGAAGTGCTGTTACCAGGGCTAAAGAAGCTCCAAGATGCCCTTGATGCCAAGTCAAAGGAATTTTCTACAATTATTAAAATTGGACGTACTCACACACAGGATGCAGTTCCTCTTACCCTTGGCCAG gAATTCAGTGCTTATGTGCAACAAGTTAAATATAGTATCACAAGAATCAAATCAGTCATGCCAAGAGTTTATGAACTGGCAGCTGGTGGCACTGCAGTTGGCACAGGACTGAATACAAGAATTGGTTTTGCTGAGAAGGTTGCATCTAAAATAGCTGCACTTACAA ATTTGCCCTTTGTTACAGCTTCAAACAAATTTGAAGCCCTTGCAGCTCATGATGCCTTGGTTGAACTGAGTGGTGCAATGAATACTGTGGCTTGTAGCCTAATGAAGATAGCTAATGATATTCGTTTTCTTGGATCTGGTCCACGATGTGGTTTAGGAGAACTTATCTTGCCTGAAAATGAACCTGGAAGTAGTATTATGCCAG GAAAAGTAAATCCTACTCAGTGTGAGGCCATAACTATGGTAGCAGCACAGGTGATGGGAAATCATACTGCTGTTACAATAGGAGGCAGCAACGGTCATTTTGAATTGAATGTCTTTAAGCCTATGATT attAGAAATGTGCTACATTCTGCACAGCTCTTAGGAGATGCCTGTGTCTCTTTCACTGAAAATTGTGTAATTGGGATAGAAGCGAATACAGAAAggataaataaattaatgaatgaGTCATTGATGTTGGTGACTGCCCTTAATCCCCACATTG GGTATGACAAAGCAGCCAAGATTGCCAAAACTGCACATAAGGAAGGAATGACATTAAAAGCAACTGCTATCAAACTTGGATTTCTTACAGCAGAAGAATTTGATCAATGGGTAAAGCCAGAAAATATGCTGGGTCCTAAGTGA